A genomic segment from Rhizoctonia solani chromosome 11, complete sequence encodes:
- a CDS encoding cytochrome P450 family protein, whose protein sequence is MGHRHRLVWLTSLARFIGYPAFALTAALRLARPARIPESKLLLSVLYVLAVPTFWGFRNVVRDRLREREAKRLGARVVPRVKGKWPGNIDIMLKLVKSLHGSYVASVLDELSKEYGNTFNMRLLWDDMASLPPSLLHNHNHLCFNSFGKGPKQQARLEGLLGDGIFNRDGDLWKFHRNMTRPFFVRERISEFDLFDKYAQKFLARMEEHTDTGANGHPGSLCESTFGDSLSLSHYLFYFWIQARLTIDAACEFLFSSTSVNTLSLPLPTAYKAEMGARGTAAPTSYGSFVSAFDEAQGIIPIRGRMGPVVNEWVAPLLESAIERRKEYLQNGGEKGQPAGDTFIDDLVSSTDDKMLVMDELVNILLAARDTHSNVLKTLRGEILEHVGPDAAPTYDQIKAMKYRASFLLYSAPHLGKDQRVYAVRAVLNETLRLFPPVPINERATYATCTIPTSSSGRLYIPSGVQVLFSPLVMQRRQDLWGADAWEFDPARWLDERNEMFIKDPMRFVPFNAGPRICLGQQFAYNEASFVLVRVLQRFDTLQLAMDAAPAGSIPPSQWQGQSGRASVEKVWPKNAVTLYSKGGIHHPHPSSSTGSNYLDALALRISEAAGKAIAPPTPLHNSDGLLLHGRRPLPSGRGRLLGQLIQSEIHTAAQAGHDLLRASLRALHRPLNVLLTNVSTLLAPLVVLPPTNVLVPSSPWVQLGASQAHALGLATLVAELLASLDALPGDCAKPVLTAVRTELVALVDALEQAPLGGGKKDNPLAGPVAPGAIAACEIAVVWRAMVALAHRKIDPNSTKPLSTKSSGPLKSSSPTNKPKSTLPRRLTPPSTPPPARFLLPTSRPPSPPTSISPSVQLANDAKIVLSLLDGMPRPAGDDAKEADMLVRLIDGERRSSCHHQLSQIQHPAPVLDLVRHINFLGRRRAPGPAGHPHPLARHVRCRLLEIDEAAYRERCLSGFGRAEASEGVVVRAVLARLEEQHAVDARVPAWVKAWMKTRAED, encoded by the exons ATGGGACATCGTCACCGTCTAGTCTGGCTCACGAGCCTTGCTCGATTCATCGGCTACCCCGCGTTTGCGCTCACCGCTGCACTCCGGCTTGCCCGTCCCGCTCGAATCCCGGAATCGAAGCTTTTGCTCAGTGTATTATATGTTCTTGCTGTTCCTACATTTTGGGGGTTCAGAAATGTGGTGCGTGATAGGCTGAGAGAACGAGAGGCCAAGCGGCTGGGTGCGCGGGTGGTTCCGCGGGTAAAGGGAAAGTGGCCGGGAAATATCGATATCATGCTCAA GCTAGTCAAATCACTTCATGGATCATATGTTGCCTCAG TATTGGATGAATTGTCCAAGGAATACGGGAACACATTCAATATGAGACTCTTATGGGACGACATGGCAAGTCTGCCCCCGTCTCTGTTACATAATCATAACCATCTTT GCTTCAACTCGTTCGGCAAAGGACCAAAACAACAAGCCCGGCTCGAAGG TCTCCTCGGCGATGGGATATTCAACCGAGACGGGGACCTATGGAAATTC CACCGAAACATGACCCGGCCATTCTTTGTCCGAGAACGGATCAGCGAATTCGATCTTTTTGACAAGTATGCCCAGAAGTTCCTCGCTAGAATGGAAGAACATACGGATACGGGTGCCAATGGACATCCAGGATCTCTATGCGAGTCGACATTTGGGGATTCACTTTCTTTATCTCATTAtttgttttatttttggATACAGGCCCGATTAACGATCGACGCAGCGTGCGAATTCCTCTTTTCGTCCACGTCTGTGAATACGCTCTCTCTCCCGCTGCCAACGGCATATAAAGCCGAGATGGGAGCACGCGGGACGGCCGCGCCGACCTCGTACGGTTCGTTCGTGTCCGCATTCGACGAGGCGCAGGGGATCATTCCCATTCGGGGCCGGATGGGCCC GGTTGTGAACGAATGGGTTGCG CCGCTTTTGGAGAGTGCGATTGAGCGGAGGAAAGAGTATCTCCAAAATGGAGGTGAAAAGGGTCAGCCGGCCGGGGACACGTTTATCGATGATTTAGTTAGCTCTACCGACG ACAAGATGCTCGTCATGGACGAACTCGTGAACATACTCCTGGCGGCCCGGGATACC CACTCGAACGTCTTGAAAACGTTGCGCGGGGAGATTCTAGAGCACGTAGGTCCCGATGCGGCGCCTACCTATGACCAAATCAAAGCGATGAAGTACCGTGCGTCTTTCCTTTTGTATTCTGCGCCCCACCTTGGCAAAGACCAACGAGTATATGCAGTGCGCGCCGTCTTGAACGAAACCCTCCGCCTGTTCCCGCCAGTACCCATCAACGAACGCGCAACCTACGCGACATGCACGATACCGACGTCTTCTTCCGGAAGATTGTACATCCCATCCGGCGTCCAAGTGCTGTTTTCGCCCCTGGTGATGCAGCGGCGACAAGACCTGTGGGGAGCAGACGCATGGGAATTCGACCCTGCGCGATGGCTGGACGAGCGCAACGAGATGTTTATCAAGGACCCGATGCGGTTTGTTCCATTTAATGCTGGACCGAGGATC TGCCTGGGCCAGCAGTTTGCATACAACGAAGCGTCGTTTGTGCTGGTGCGTGTGCTGCAGCGGTTTGATACGCTCCAGCTGGCGATGGACGCTGCGCCTGCGGGGTCAATACCTCCCTCCCAGTGGCAGGGCCAGAGCGGGCGAGCGAGTGTGGAAAAGGTGTGGCCAAAGAACGCGGTTACGTTGTATTCCAAGGGCGGGAT CCACCATCCGCACCCGTCATCGTCCACCGGATCCAACTACCTCGACGCACTCGCCCTCCGCATCTCGGAAGCAGCCGGCAAAGCCATTGCCCCCCCGACACCCCTACACAACTCGGACGGTCTGCTCCTCCACGGACGCCGCCCTCTTCCATCTGGCCGGGGCAGACTGCTTGGTCAGCTCATCCAGTCTGAGATCCACACTGCTGCCCAAGCTGGCCATGACCTTTTGCGTGCCAGCCTCCGTGCGCTTCACCGGCCCCTGAACGTGCTCTTGACCAACGTGTCTACGCTGCTGGCTCCCCTTGTTGTCTTGCCCCCTACCAACGTGCTTGTCCCTTCCAGTCCCTGGGTCCAGCTCGGCGCTTCCCAGGCTCATGCGTTGGGCCTTGCCACCCTTGTCGCTGAATTGCTCGCGTCGCTGGATGCCCTTCCCGGAGACTGTGCCAAG CCTGTCTTGACTGCTGTCCGAACCGAACTAGTCGCACTCGTCGATGCCCTCGAACAGGCCCCGCTTGGCGGTGGAAAAAAGGACAACCCGCTCGCTGGGCCCGTTGCC CCGGGTGCTATTGCGGCGTGCGAGATTGCCGTTGTCTGGCGCGCAATGGTCGCCCTGGCCCATCGCAAGATCGATCCAAACTCGACCAAGCCGCTGTCTACCAAGTCTTCTGGACCGCTCAAGTCTTCCTCGCCCACCAACAAGCCCAAATCGACCCTTCCGCGTCGTCTTACCCCGCCCAGCACCCCTCCTCCCGCAcgcttcctcctccccaCGTCCCGCCCTCCATCACCGCCTACATCCATTTCGCCCAGTGTCCAACTCGCAAACGATGCCAAGATTGTATTGTCCTTGTTGGACGGCATGCCTCGGCCAGCGGGCGATGATGCCAAGGAAGCC GACATGCTCGTCCGGCTCATTGACGGCGAACGTCGTTCCTCCTGCCACCACCAGCTCTCTCAAATCCAGCACCCCGCTCCTGTCCTCGACCTCGTCCGCCACATCAACTTCCTCGGAAGAAGACGAGCTCCCGGCCCTGCTGGTCATCCCCACCCTCTTGCACGGCACGTCCGTTGCCGCCTTCTCGAAATCGACGAGGCGGCCTATCGCGAGCGGTGTTTGAGCGGGTTTGGACGCGCCGAGGCGAGCGAAGGTGTCGTTGTCCGCGCGGTCCTGGCGAGGTTGGAAGAGCAGCATGCGGTCGATGCGCGTGTTCCTGCCTGGGTCAAGGCGTGGATGAAGACCCGGGCTGAGGATTGA